The Pyrenophora tritici-repentis strain M4 chromosome 10, whole genome shotgun sequence genome contains a region encoding:
- a CDS encoding Na+-dependent transporter, protein MQDTDVSSNTISKESAEDQIAEATNTDAITTDPPVVESGSSQAVPKKDESKTPKRTKPLSILKWFLKDQWFLLAMSFVILLSSQIQVPRSRQHTKRTSITYLAVSIIFFINGCTLDTALLLANYKRWKLHLFVQLQCYLVCSAATFAIVSACATNRAFMDPWLLIGLLFVGSAPTTMSSNVVMTRQAHGNAALTVVQSVIGQFLCPFLTPVILQMWLATGPWYDV, encoded by the exons CAAATACCGATGCCATCACCACTGATCCACCAGTCGTGGAATCTGGAAGCTCCCAAGCCGTACCAAAGAAAGACGAatccaaaacacccaaacgAACAAAACCCCTCTCAATCCTAAAATGGTTCCTCAAAGACCAATGGTTCCTCCTCGCCATGTCCTTCGTCATCCTCCTCTCCTCTCAAATCCAAGTCCCCCGCTCCCGCCAACACACAAAACGAACGTCCATAACCTACCTCGCCGTCTCCATCATATTCTTCATCAACGGCTGCACCCTCGACACAGCCCTGCTGCTCGCAAACTACAAGCGCTGGAAACTCCACCTCTTCGTCCAACTGCAATGCTACCTCGTCTGCTCGGCCGCCACCTTTGCAATCGTCAGCGCGTGTGCGACGAACCGCGCTTTCATGGACCCATGGCTGTTGATCGGGTTGTTGTTTGTTGGTAGTGCTCCAACGACTATGTCAAGCAATGTTGTCATGACGAGGCAGGCTCATGGCAATGCGGCGTTGACGGTGGTGCAGAGTGTGATTGGACAGTTTCTGTGTCCGTTTCTTACGCCGGTGATTCTGCAGATGTGGCTTGCCACCGGGCCGTGGTATG ACGTTTGA